A segment of the Kluyveromyces marxianus DMKU3-1042 DNA, complete genome, chromosome 5 genome:
ACCGATGTCGAATTCCTACATAGTCAATCCATTTGGGTTGCCTACTGAGAGCAATCAGTTACCAACATACACTACTCCATTGAATGCTATCAACTCTGTTCTATTCAAAAACCTGGAGAATGTGTTTAGCTACAAGACTTTTTCCGACCCAGATTTGTTGGATGCTTCCATCAAGAAACTGGCagaaagaagtaaaaaCTTGTACttcaaggaattggacGTGAGATCTGGTGCTGGTTTGACAACTCTAGGGTTTGCCAATCAATCGAATGGAGTGTCTGGTATTATTGCACCAGGTTATGCTTTGCCATACTTTGTCAGTACTTTCAAGCAGGAAAAGCAAAGACAATCAAGATTTGTCTTTAATGTCGGTTCGTTGGACTACGATGAAGTAAGCGGATCTGTCACCAATGACTACTTGACAGCTTTGAATGCGGCAAAAGATTTAGGCTTTCCAGTTATTACCCCCACACAAGTATCCGAGGTTAAAGCAACTTCTTTGTTGGTGCTTGCATTGGCTAAATACGGTCGCTCTCTTGGCGCTGTGCAGTTATTTGACGGTGCTCACTATGCAAGAACTGTCACCAGAGTCGAAGATGAGTTGCATGATGATTTCATTGAGTCGTTGAATCTAAAGGAAGGTTCCACTTTCGATGAAATTCTAGATGCCTTTAATGAGAATTCTTCCAAGAGATTACATAATTTCCAATACTACGGTAGTGAATCTGCAGAAACAGTTTTTGTCACTTACGGTTCTTTGGAATCGGAATTATTTGCTTCTGTATTGGATAAGAGCGACTCTAATATTGGTTTACTTGTTGTGAGAATTCCTTTACCATTCGATAGCGCGAAGTTTGTGTCTTTAATCCCATCGACAGCAAAGGAAATTGTTGTTATCGGCCAGTCTTTATCGGGTCAATCTCCTTCCTGGTTGAGATCTCAAGTCTCAGGAgctttgtttttgaacaataaACGTAATTTGAAGGTCGCAGAATATATTTACCAACCAAACTTTGTTTGGTCTCCATCTGCAGCTGAGCAGGTTATAGCTAACTTTATTCCTGGTTTCAAATTACAATTGACTGAAACTGGTCAAAAGTTTATCTATTGGTCCGCTGATAATAGTAACAACGCTGACTTGGCTGCAAGATTGACACAGGGTTTGTCATTGATTGATAACATTGATGTTTCTTTGAGAAGTAAGTTTGATAACATTGGTAATGCAGGTACTTTCCAGACTCAATTTTGCTCTTACGCTAAAAACTCGAAAATCACTGTTTCGAATATTGACGCTGCAGATGTTGTCATGGTTGAAGACActtctttgttgaacttttaTGACGTTACTGCAAccttaaaagaagaaggcacTTTAATCATTTTCGTGAAAACCCCATTGGTAGAGAAAGACTTATCAGATAAGAGCTTTtatattgatgaattgaaattAAGCCCTGAGTTACTGAAGGCTATTGCTACCAAGAACCTCACTGTGACTTTGTTAGATGTTGAAACAATTGGTGATAGGGAGGAAACCAAGGGTCGTACATTGTCCTTTGTTGCTCAGGCCGCATTCTGGAGGGCTGCTACTAACGACGATACTCAAAGTATCATTCGTCGTATTTGGAATTCGGCAGGCCCAGatattgaattgttggCCGCAGTTTTATCAGACACAATTAGCAAAGCATTTGAAGTAGGTGTTAAGAATATCCCAAAGGATGCCTACCCTaaatttattgaaaatgaaaacaaagagaaagaagaagaaagtgttcAATTGCCAGCGTTCGTTATCGAAACATCGTTTG
Coding sequences within it:
- the MET10 gene encoding sulfite reductase subunit alpha, which gives rise to MSNSYIVNPFGLPTESNQLPTYTTPLNAINSVLFKNLENVFSYKTFSDPDLLDASIKKLAERSKNLYFKELDVRSGAGLTTLGFANQSNGVSGIIAPGYALPYFVSTFKQEKQRQSRFVFNVGSLDYDEVSGSVTNDYLTALNAAKDLGFPVITPTQVSEVKATSLLVLALAKYGRSLGAVQLFDGAHYARTVTRVEDELHDDFIESLNLKEGSTFDEILDAFNENSSKRLHNFQYYGSESAETVFVTYGSLESELFASVLDKSDSNIGLLVVRIPLPFDSAKFVSLIPSTAKEIVVIGQSLSGQSPSWLRSQVSGALFLNNKRNLKVAEYIYQPNFVWSPSAAEQVIANFIPGFKLQLTETGQKFIYWSADNSNNADLAARLTQGLSLIDNIDVSLRSKFDNIGNAGTFQTQFCSYAKNSKITVSNIDAADVVMVEDTSLLNFYDVTATLKEEGTLIIFVKTPLVEKDLSDKSFYIDELKLSPELLKAIATKNLTVTLLDVETIGDREETKGRTLSFVAQAAFWRAATNDDTQSIIRRIWNSAGPDIELLAAVLSDTISKAFEVGVKNIPKDAYPKFIENENKEKEEESVQLPAFVIETSFAPNQKLSESTPDVELSNVTEISKKLVFKEAYGVSRELRPDLPVNNYIVKVKNNRRVTPEDYDRYIFHIEFDISGTGMTYDIGEALGVHARNNLENVRNFLEFYGLNENDIVQVPNKDNNQFLESRTVLQAFVENLDIFGKPPKRFYESLVEFCTDENDKKKLEELVSPAGATELKRFQDVEYYTYADIFELFPSARPSVGDLVKIIAPLKRREYSIASSQKVHPNEVHLLIVVVDWIDNKGRKRYGQASKFISELAVGSELVVSVKPSVMKLPPSPKQPVIMSGLGTGLAPFKAIVEEKLWQKQQGYEIGEVYLYLGSRHKREEYLYGELWEAYKDAGIITHIGAAFSRDQPEKIYIQDRIRENLPELKTAMIDNEGSFYLCGPTWPVPDITQALQDIIEADAKEKGITVDLNAAIEELKESSRYILEVY